AACTGCCATACTGGCCCACGGAGGGACTCTGGAACAACCCTGTACAACAAACCTTCCCTTTCCTGAATAAGGTTCCACTGTTTTAAAAGTCGTCTCACCAGGTTGGATAAGGCTGGTCTTTCCCTGTAACTAGGTTTCGTTCCATGATCCCAAAAAGTTCTGAACCCTGTGATGGTAGGATCACTGCCCTGAAATGCTAATAATTCCTCTCTGGTGTAGCCTGGGAGTGTAGGAGTATTTCCTTGCTCTGCCACCACTCCTGAGCCTGATTCCCAAGCACGTATCTGTCTCACCTCATAGCATTCAAGACCTTTAACTACAAGATCTGGTTCCAGAGCAGTCCCTCGCCTTACCAGGCTGCAGACAGGGACACAGTCATCAAATTCTGAATCTGGATCAGCCTCCGGCTCCCCTGCAAACTTCTGCCTTGAGAGGGCATCTGCAACAGCATTAGAACTGCCAGGTCGATACTTCACTTCAAAATCGAAAACTGACCACTGGGCGACCCATCTCTGCTCTACTGCGCCCAACTTAGCCGTTTTAAGATGGCAAAGGGGATTGTTGTCAGTGAGCACAACAAACTTCAAACCGAGTAAGTAGCCCCTAAATTTCTCAGCAACAGCCCACTTCATAGCTAGTAACTCTAGCTTCGTGCTGCTGTAATTACGGTCATTCCTCTCAGCCTGGCGTAGCCGGCGACTGGCATAGGCTATGACTCGCTTTGTGTCACCCTGTTGCTGATACAATACCTCCCCTAAACCATTTTGACTGGCATCTGTTTCCAGTACGAAAGGCTGTGTGAAATCAGCAAAACCAAGAATAGGGGCAGAGGTAAGTTTTTCCTTCAACCCCTCAAAAGCTGAACTACACGTGGGAGTCCACATTGCATCAAAATGGCAGCCTGCCCATCCAGATCTCTTTGCACTTAAGCATTTGTTCACCAGGTCATGTAGTGGCCCTGCAGTCTGTGAGAAACCTCTGATAAACCTCCGGTAATAACTACAGAACCCTAAAAAAGACTGGAGCTCTTTGGCAGTGGTTGGGACCTTCCAGTCTTTAACAGCAGACACTTTGGATGGGTCCGTCCCCACCCCCTCAGCTGACACTTGGTGTCCCAGGAACTTCACTGTGTCCTGAAGAAAGGCACATTTTTCGAGCTTCACCTTAAGACCAGTTTCAGCCAAGCGTCTGAGTACAGTTTCAAGTCTTTGGAGATGttcatcaaatgtttcagaaaaaactaaaatgtcATCAAGATACACAAGAAGCATCTGGAAAATGAGGTCACTCATTGTAGCCTGCATGAGTCGCTGAAAAGTTGCGGGCCCGTTACACACACCGAAAGGCATCCTTACGTACTCATAAAGGCCAAAAGGGGTTGTGAATGCTGTTTTGGGCCTATCACGTTCGTGCATGGCTACCTGGTGATACCCACTTGCTAAATCTATTGTGGAGAAGAACTTAGCACCCCTCAGCGCATCAAAGCTCTCATCGATTCTTGGGAGGGGAAAAGCATCACGCCTGGTTTTTGATTTGAGCTTCCTGTAGTCAACACACAGCCTCAGACTACCATCAACCTTTCTGACTAGCACTATTGGGGAAGCATATGGGCTAGAACTCGCTttgattataataataataatgcattggatttacatagcgcttttcaaggcacccaaagcgctttacaatgccattattcattcacacaaacttctgccctggggcagactgacagaagcgaggctgccatatcgcccctctggccaacaccagtaggcggtagggtaaagtgtcttgcccaaggacacaacgaccaggacatagaggccggggatcgaaccggcgaccttccggtcacaggtgcccttcccaaccccctgagccacggtcgccccgaTGATTACTCCCCTCCGTAACAACTTGCCAATGTGTTCTCTCACTTCATTGTATTGTGTGGGGGGAATCAATCTGTAGGGCTGTGTCACAGGTATGACATCTGTGAGGTGTATTTCATGTTGCGCTTTGTCTGTGTACCCTAGGTCTTCATCTTCTGTTGCAAATACAAATGAGTATTTTCCCAGCAGCAAAGCTAGTTGTGCCTGCTGGTCTGTAGTGCCACCAACCTTAAGTTTATGTAGAACGGACTGAACATCTGTGGGTGATTCAGGCTGTGTGCTTACGCTCACTTCATCTGTATCTGCTGAAATTCTCTGAAACTGAACTTTACACAACTGGTCATTGTCTACAGTGTCAACCTCAGTCAAAAGTCCATGTCTAGTCCTGGGTTGCAACCAGATGTCTTCATCAGAGAAGTTCATGACCTGAACAGGAAAAATATGCCTCTCTGATGTTATCAAGGTTGGCACAACTACCAAACCTCCAGGTAAAGGGGCATTGCCAGGTTCAAGTAGCATTAAAGGACCTGTTTCACTGACAGTTTTGAGCCCTTTGGCCATGATGGTAGCCGCAGATGAGACCAGGTCATGGACAGCATCTTTCCCAGCGAGCCTGGCACATGAAAAGTCTGTTTGCTACACTAACCGTTTgtactcgctgaaaagcctgcCTCCAGTTACTGTCAAGGTTACCCTTCATTGTGGTTTTAAACTCTCCATGTACTAGTTCTTGGCActttttaattacattaattCCAAGGAGACAAGGCACAGAGCAAGACTGTGCTGAATCTCTTTGTATAAGAAACCCCCTGTCTGGGATTGTCCGCTCCATCGCCTCTACTTCCAGCTCCACATAGCCTACATAAGGTATCTCCAGTCCATTAGCTGCCGTGATCTTCAGCCATTCAAAGGTAGAAGGTTATTTGTGTCTTCTGCTGACCACTGTTTGTTGAAAAACCCCTCTGAGATGGTACTCACTTGACTGCCAGTGTTGAGGAGACATGATACCTCCTCTCCCTGTAGTTTGATTTCTACAGTCCTACATACCCGAGTTTGATTTGTCGACATTTCCCATCAGGTGTAAATGCAGGCTGTGGTTTAACTCTTGGCTTGGGGTCTGGGGGAGTCTGTGGGGCACGTCTACACAGTTCCCCTACAGCAGTTGATAGTGCAGTCAGTGCTTTTCCTAATTCTGCTAACTGCTCTCCCTGGTGGGCAACAGCCCGTTGCACTTCTTCTAACACTGAAGGGGGATCGTTGTTTGGAGCTGTTTTAGTTACCGAGCATTGGGCCTCTAAGGCTTCTGATTGAACCATATGGCTTCTCAACCCTTTCGTGGAATGAGATTGGTAATCCCCCATCCCCCCGAGCTTCATCCCTAACCTCTAGCAAACTAGAGTGTGGTCTCTCCCTGATAATTTTCCTTAGTTCACGCCTCAGAGTGGCATTCTTTTACTACAGAGCTCAGTATCTGAGAAAGTGCATGGGAATAATCACAGAGATCTTCTCCATCTGTCTGCTTACGGTTGTAAAAAGACTGCAGGAGCTGTGTGACACTACGCCTCGCACCAAACGCATTTCTTAGATAGGCGAATAAATCACTTGGCCCAACTGATTGACCCCTCATACATAACCTCACTTCCTCAAGTGCTGGCCCACGCAACAATGAAAGTATAAAATCACACTGTTCCTCTGTGCTCTGTTCTCTGGACCTTGTCACTCTTTCAACCTCTTCAATAAATTCTTCAACAGACCTCCCGTCCTTTCCCCATTCCCCCGTAAAGACTTGGACCTGGCGTTCACGTGGAACACAAATGTATGAACGGTTAAGGGCACGACTGGCGCTGTCCCTTTGAGCCCTTGTTTCATCAGTTAATCTAATAAGGTCATCCCTCCCTAAACCATAAGACTGAACTCTAATAAAGGAAAGTAAAGACtagaaacaataaataatataataaactcaaaactccgggtcaacgacccaggcatcctaacagtttTAAACACTTCAGTGTTAAtccttttgttgttttcagttgTTTGAACAATCGTTCAAACAACGTTCAGTGACATATTCACTTTGTGTACAACAATGAATGTCACGTGACATTCATTGTTGTACACAAACTGATATCCTGTGATTTATCTCTGCTTTAATCCTGTAATTCAGTGTTATTGGATAAACCCCGGCCTCTTGataaaatgttcatgcctggtTTCATTGATATCATATCCACCCAGAAATCTGGACTTAATCATTTTGCCCTGACATCATTATCTGAACATTAAAACAGCAGCAATGTTAAAATGAATAATGAAAGGACTTTGTTGGCTCATTTAAAGGTACAgaatattaattttaaatatatgtttacatgtttaactTTGACCAATTTGTTATCACCTGATTATGAGTTATTTTTATATTCAGTATAAATCTAATTGTGTGTGCGTCACAAATTTACTTATTAGGTAAAAATCATACTCAGTCTTTTTTTATGACTTGTtatcttatgtgcagcactttgtgatttgtAGAGATTAGAAAATTATTTTGCTGTTACTATTCATGTTGCATTAGTTATCATTTCATCGACACATTTTTTGAAGCTGTTGAGGTTACATTAAAGTCTGTATTTCAGGTGGTAGCTTAATCACATGataatctttcattgcaggtgCAACTGTATTCatgttatacacattgcattgtTGTGCTAATTAAAGAGTTGAAGCCCGGTCAATTAATTGATGGTCGGAAGCTTCAGCGGCGCGAGGTCCGACTGATCTATTGAGTAAAGTGACCTTGAGTTATGAAAGAATTGCatacatgcttacaatacatcaCACATAACTTAGAAACTGAATAGAGGCCTGTGTGTTCGGCAACCGGCTGCAGTGGAGTTCTGCCTGGTAACAGATGACTCAGAGTAAGGTCATGCACTGAGGTTAAGACACATGGACTCCCATCTAGAAAGGtgctataaaattaaaattttattttatttatttatttttatcggtggcacggtggttagcactgttgctgcacagcaagaaggtcctgagttcaattcccccatcagggtctttctgtgtggagtttgcatgttctccccgtgtttgcgtgggttccctccggctactccgtccaaagacatgcagcttgtggggataggttaattggataatccaatttgccactaggtgtgaatgtgtgagtgaatgtgagtgcgaatggttgtctgtccctgtgtccctgcctctcgccctatgacagctgggataggctccagcgcctcactgtgaccctgaaaaggataagcagaagcaaatggatggatggatggataatgtatttatttatttacttaaacTGGTTAAAACTGGTCTACAGACTGGTTTCTGTGACAATAATACATTAACAGGATGCaggtaaacaaacacacagctcaaaGTTTGAGTCATTTATTTTGGAACAATGACCTCCAGTACAAATCTGTGATCGGTGTTAATCAGATGAGCAGAAACACCCAAATCATTCAGACACATGGATTACAGGGATTACATCACATGGATTAAACAGCAGAGGTGCACATAAAGCATCAAACACAAGAGTCCACGTGAAACATGGTCCAAAACCTTCCCAGTAAAACCACAACAACCACCAACAACACTGAGATCCTGGATCAGGTTCAGAGTCCAGACagagatcatcatcatcatcagtctgCTGAACACAGGAAGCAGcagcttttataacatcagacAGAACCAGGACCAGGATCCAGGCTCAGTTAGTGGGAACCAGGATACGacctgaaagaagaagagacgAGGACACAGTCACCAACACaggctgaaaacaaagagatcaatGGCAATGATTCAGTAAAGTTTCATGTTTCAGGGCCTGAACCAGGTCTGAGAGTCCTccaaaaacagtaaaaaccTGTGTTTGAAACATTAATCTATCTAACAGGGGTCTGAAAATAAACAGCAATGCTCTAAAACTGGGCGAAATGTTAAAACttcaatatattaaaaatactGACGTAAACCAGATCCAAACCAGTTTTAGGCTAATGTAATCTGGTTTTACTTTTGGACTGGTCTGAACTGATTTCTGTGTGTTATGAACTGGTCTGTGAGTGAGAGTCCTGCTCTGACCTCGGGCCTTCCTCCTGTAGTAGATGAATCCAGCCAGAGATAAGATCAGACCCAGGATCAGTCCTGAGGCTCCGATGGCGAGCTTGTTCCTCTCTGACTCAGGCATGGACGAGTCTGAGGACACACAGGTGAGAGTCACACAAGTCTATACACAGACAGGTGTGTACAGGTGTGTAGATACAGACAGGTATTTACCCCAGTCAGTGATTAGAGGTTTCTCCAGGCTGGCGTGCTCCACCTTACAGGAGATCTTCTCTCCAGACCTTCAACACAAACATCAGTGACTCTTAGATCTGgactttaaatgtttaaactttagTGCAGACCTCATGATAAAATTTGTTCTGGTTTCATTATTAGAAATGATGCTCCTGGACCTGATGTGGACTCACCTGGGTGTGTACTCCAGGTGTGAGTGGGTCTGGTAGTACCAATCACCATCTGCCATCTCCTCAGTGGAAGTGACATCAGAGGTGACTTCCTGTCCATCTCTCAGCCAGCTCACTTTGATGTATTTGGGGTAGAAGTCATAGATGCTGCAGACCAACATGGCAGGATGCCGACTGTAAGCAGGTGTTGTGGAGTGAAGTCTGACGTACGGCTTAACTAGAGGATATTATGAGTTTCTGTTATTGTTAATGTCATATCATCAGGGATGATTGTATTCATGTGTATTAATAAAGATACTGTCAACAGTAGAGTCACATATAACCTGTCTGACATCAGATGATGAATCAGCTGTGAGGAGAAACATCAGCAGCTGTAAACATCATTATTATAAGCTAACACATGCAGAGCTGTATGTGCTGAAAATCTACCAGACTTGAACCTGGGtcagtttttattaatatcCAGCAAAGTGCTGACTCAGAGTGAAACCAGTTTGAATCATCAGTGAACTGTTCCTCCTGCAGATCAGCTGCTGTGctgatttaaaagtaaaaactgaCACATGGAGACTAGATGAGAAACTAACACCTTAACTCATCCACACATAAATAAACCCTGAGTGTTTTCACTCAGTTTAATGTACCATCCagagccagcagggggcgctctGTCGGTCTATTTGATCATATTGCTCAACCAGTCAAACACAGATGGGTCACAAAACAGCTGCTGGCTGATGGAGGAAAATGCTCTGCTCTCCTGCTCACAGAGAGGAAGTCACTCCTGTGAACAGCCTGGTCAACACTCGTGGTGCATTTATGTGCACTCGTAAATCTAGCCATCTATAGCCCAAAAGCAGAAGACACAGAATCAGTTTCCACTCTCAGACAGCTTCCCCTCCACAGGAGGTCTGAGCTGGTTCTCCTCATGTTCCTCTGAGCTGTTGCTGGGACCTGATTTCATTCAAGTAAGTCAAGCTTATTCATTgagtgcttttcacagacaaacagtcacAAAAGGCTGAAATAAATACCAGCATTAAGTGCCAAAATAgccaatgaaatatttaataagacaatatctgtgtgtgtttcctccGGGTTGAAATGGGAACTTTATAATTGTTTCAGTATATTTAATAGCTCCACTGTTACACTGACTCATAGATCTGAGCTGTAAATGTGTGCAGGTGTGAAGCTGCTACACAAGCTCTGAAAATCAGAATcaataaataaactgcagacgggcttttgatttaaaataaatgaaatagaagaaaagcGTTATATTAACCTGTCAGGCTGCTTCATGCTGTTAGAGATATTTATAtcgaaatataaaaaaaacaaatatgagcAATATTTGAGCTTAAAGAGGTTAATGAATCATCAGTGTGTTATAACGAACAGCTGCAGTTTGCCCGTTTCACCAGCAGGGAGCGCCACAGACTGAGGTTAGAGTGTCACAGTCAGTGATTTATTACAGTTATTGATCATCAGAGTCTGACCTGCAGCTGTGGGTCCATCATAAATGATTCAGAGTGAGGTCAACATGAAcacctgatgatgtcacacagacacCCACACTCACCTGATTTAGACAGAGGGTTGCTGTACCAGCCACCAATGTTGGTATGGCAGTACCTCTCCTTCTCAGCTCTCCATCCAGCCAGGAATGCCTGATCATTGTTCCAGGTCTCTGCTTTCTTCACTCCGAACTCAGTGAATCCAACAAACTTCCTCACATCACTGTCAAACCTGGTGACCTCGATCTTGTTGTAATAGTAAGATCTCATGTACTTGATGTCCTTCGGCTCAGTGGAGTTAAAGTCACAGCGAGACACCACATACATTTTGAACCCATCtgagaacaaacacaacatcGGACTGTGAGCTGATCATAGCTGCTGTGTACAGATGTACAAATAACTTATGTTGATCATGTATACATCTGTCTACTTCATGTATACATCTGTCTacttctccaaaagttgattctgttcatctggacgtagcgttttgtgggagaaacgtttcgtcactcatccaagtgacttcttcagtctcttataaaccttataaacagtacatttgcataatgactgaaaccagcccactgaaggaacaatgggctgtgaggtcagttccttaatcataattatgcaaattcccatgaccattgatcaacaatgggagtttgcataattatgatgaaggaactgacctcacagcccattgttccttcagtgggctggtttcactcattatgcaaatgtactgtttataagtgtAGGAGCCGTTTTTGGGTTAATACCTTATGTGGCCGCTAGAGGtcacctttttctgttttgttcatGTAAAGGTATTTAAGGTAGACGCACGTAATCAGCGTCAGGTGTGTCGTTAATTGTACGAAGGCAAACAGTTTGTGACCGCTGCGCTGTTATGTCAAGATGGTGTTGGAATAAAGAACAGAAAGGACAAGATAAGTACAGCTGGATTTATTGACTGTTTACTTAATTCATACATACCAGTGACATCGCGTCACCCCCGTTAACGACCACCTCGGTGGCTTCAAGCATAGGCTTAGCCTCTACAATAAGattgaaacctgcagtcagctgagtaTACATGAAGTAGAgagatgtcttgatgcattctcaatcatccaggacagtaaatctccaaaagttgattttgttcatctggacgtagcatttggtgggagaaacgtttcgtcactcatccaagtgacttcttcagtcttatctacactgttaaaaaaacatcGTAAAACAACGGTAATCTTctggcagctggggcgccaaaatacgaccgtataattacagaaaataactcccgcataaaaatacggttatttccaATAATGAAAATACAATTAGTTGCGCTAATTTGACATGGGATCTCGCCTTTTTCAAGTGCCgctaaacattaaattaggaacatgttaatgtcattaaacagtgaaatcatctataaataggaaaagaaaacatccccaaaaaacagtaatattccggcagctggggcaccAAAATACGACCgtgaaataacagaaaataactgtcCCATAAAAATATGGTCATTTTCAGTAGtgaaaatagagtttgttgTGCTAATGTTACATGGGATTCTGCCTTTCCCAAGTGCTTTtagacattaaattaggaacattgtAACGTgatcaaacaatgaaattacctataaacaaggtcaatgaatgtggcaatatgaatcataatacgtaaatgtacagaaatataccgttaacagttggtttaactaataatggattgcatgccctgggacagattgacagaggagaggctgccgtatcgcaccatcggcccctctggacATCgccagtaggtgaagtgtcttgaccaCGGACACAACGACGGAGAGAGTTCGagccggcaaccttctgatcacaAGGCGAACTGCTAACTcatgagccacgatcgccctaactagcaatgataataatacttatgtgatgtaacacaagcttatagggatcatgttatatactttaccatagcattacatttgaatccaacagttcaatctttcaaataaaggacagatatttgtggaatcatgatacatttgtgaatgtatttaacaatctaaatatgcatatgtacagacagatacatttaatgATCATGACAATTATGTttcattacattacagtgatttaacattaatttacatttgaaaggtGAAGTCAAAGTCTATTTACGGaactttaatgatattcta
The sequence above is a segment of the Oreochromis aureus strain Israel breed Guangdong linkage group 3, ZZ_aureus, whole genome shotgun sequence genome. Coding sequences within it:
- the LOC120438466 gene encoding H-2 class II histocompatibility antigen, E-S beta chain-like yields the protein MLCLFSDGFKMYVVSRCDFNSTEPKDIKYMRSYYYNKIEVTRFDSDVRKFVGFTEFGVKKAETWNNDQAFLAGWRAEKERYCHTNIGGWYSNPLSKSVKPYVRLHSTTPAYSRHPAMLVCSIYDFYPKYIKVSWLRDGQEVTSDVTSTEEMADGDWYYQTHSHLEYTPRSGEKISCKVEHASLEKPLITDWDSSMPESERNKLAIGASGLILGLILSLAGFIYYRRKARGRILVPTN